AGTAGTAGCTGTTCAATGGTCGGTTCCTCAGCCCGGACTTGCccgatgttttcttttcttaccCGCCTTTTTAACCCTTACATGAGGCaacgaagaaaacaaagcacATGAGCCGCACCCAATTATCATGGTCCAAGCGGCTCACTGCTGACATTGCGTTGGTGACTGTTCACTGGACCACCCAATCCTGGGTGCATATACGAGTCAGCTTCCGAATCTCCGATCGTGGAAACAAATCTGCTTGTCACCCGAATGCTTCCAACGGTAAGGATTGATGTAGAAGTCCTGCCAATTACGTCGACAACTGCTTGGGCTTACGCCTGCCATCTTGGGAACAATAGTCTCTATTCGTCATCTACCTGAGCTTGCATTATCGTGCTTGCGTATGTATGGGTTTCGGTATAAATCACAAACTATGAATACCCGATGGGCCCTCATGCACCAATGGCTACCCCTCGTCCCAGGTTCTGCCAGCCATCCCCTCTGCTTATCGCATATACTTCGTTGGCCTACACGCCACAGGTCTACGGGCAGGGTCCACATTAGGTTCATTCTAGCGGTCGGAGGAGATTGGACGCGTAGCAGAAAAGCTACAGTTTGCCTTTTTGACGCATTGTGTTCTGGACGGCCTTGACCCGTTCCCAGGCGGCCAACGCGAACGGGGTGGTCTTCTTCGCATGCTCGTGCGCTTGGGCACTGCTGGCTTGCCTCAATGCATACCGAGCCTTGACTCCTTGAAGGATAATCGAGAGCCTCCAGGCAAAGAAGGCGTCTCCCCAGGGGAGGTCCGGGGTTGGGTCCCATCCCCCCACTTCGCGATACCACCGCACGCAGTCCTCACGCCTGGGCAATCCAGGTATCCGGTCAGGTTGGAACTGGTCGGTCGTGTGGTCGGTGCCATCCAGATAGTACGGACTCGTGAGGTTGCAGAAGTCGGATAGTGGATGCCCCACCGTAGCCATCTCCCAGTCCAGTATACCGATGACGCGGGGTTCAGTCTTATGGAAAATCATATTGTCGATCTTGTAATCGCCATGGACTAGCGTGCCGCGATCCTTCGGCTGAGTAGACTTGttcgagaagaagcgcaCCGTCTCCATAAAGTGCGGAAGTTCCCCCACTGGCTCCTTGGTCTCAACGTCGACCGCCTGAGCCTGCGCTTTGGACACCGTTGAGAAGGTGGAGATCTGCCGATCATAGTACCCCGACGGCTTTCCGAAAGTTTCCAGACCAACTGACTTGGGATCGACTCGATGGAATTTAGCCAGGGTCTGCACCGCTGCCTTCCACCTACAAGGTTCTTAGTAATCGGGACTCCATGGTCGGATGACGCGTGGTAATCAAACATACAATGCGTTTCTCTCCTCAGCACTGACTCCCGGCATGGCAGGATCGGTAAATAGCCGACCATCCAAGAACTCCATGATATAGAACGGGGTCCCAATCACATTGCTATCCACACAGAGACAGTACGCCTTTGGTACCGGGACGTCCGTCTGCTCTAGTGCGTGGATGACCTTATATTCGCGTTCGACCTTGTGCGCGGTCTTGGACAGGAGCTTGCCCGGGGGCTTTTTGCGCAGGACGTACTGCCTTCCATCGGTGCCGGTCAGCAGATAAGTTGGATTGGACTGTCCGAAGGAGAACTGTGGGGTGTCAGCTTGTGCCCATCGACCACACTTTATTTGGTCCCACTGTGCTTACCTGTTTCACATCTAATGGTGTCTGGATCTCAGGGACATTCTGATTAAGATACCGCTCCAGGGACGGGATATCAATTGGTTGGCGCACCGCTCCAGCCATGGCCGATAGATATAGCAATGATAAACAAACAAATGGGATTGATTTCCGGGAGTATTGATAGTTATCTGCGAGCTAGATACCTAGTTCGCAGGGATGTTAGCGGGATCATTCTGAAGACAGGAGGTCCGGCAATAAATGCAGGAAGATCAATTGCGAATGTCCAGTTCAGCGTCGGCGACCACGGACCGAGGCTAAACAGCAATACTACCTCATTGGCATTTGCGGGGCGTCGGTAACCTGCACAGCTGCTGGACCCAAGTGGAATTTCCATTACAGCAGTACCAAGCTTACCACTACATACTCCTTTCTATTGGCCAGACCCTGTTTACATGCAGTATATTTCGTAAAGGGCCATACACCCATTCGAATTAACAAAATTTGCAATCCATCCTCCCTGATTACCTCTTCACCACCGCCTAGGTTAATCCTGAGAAATGCAAACCACCCAAACACCATGCCAAAGCCAAGCCCATTAAACGCGCTGCGCGTCTACACGCGCATTACCACATCGACGATCCACCACCACACACCGCAGCGACCAAATCACCTCAACCACCTCAAAAACCTCTTCACAACCATGACCAAAGAGACCACTCCCCCTCCACCCgaacaacaaacaacaagAGAACCCCCTTCCCTCCCGACCTCACCTCTCGCCAAGCGTCCCAAGcccaacaccaccaccgaagACCAGTCCAAAATGACCAACAGCACCCCCGTCACCTCTATCTCGCAGCCTCTGCCCCCGCTGCTcatcaagaagctgaacGAGGGCGGTCGCGCCCCGACCCGTGGCTCGGCCTTCGCCGCCGGATATGATGTCTACGCTGCTAAGGAGACGGTTATCCCGGCTAGGGGGAAGGCTCTGGTTGATACGGGTATTGCCATTGCTGTGCCGGAGGGAACTTGTATGTTTTTAACCCTTactctctctatctctatcCTATTTCATGAGCTGTGATGGGAAACTGAATGGATTGACTGGTTGAATGAACGTGAGAAGAATATATGGATATTTGCTAACGCATGACAAAAACATAGACGGCCGTATCGCACCCCGCAGCGGCCTCGCAGCGAAACACTTCATCGATACCGGAGCCGGAGTCATTGATGCCGATTACCGTGGTGAGGTGAAGGTTCTCCTGTTCAACCACTCCGAGGTCGATTTTCCCGTGAAGGCTGGGGATAGGGTTGCTCAGCTTATTATTGAGAGGGtatgttctcttctctcctttttccttggACTTGATCCTTCTCTTGATTCTGTGGGTGTTACTGTGTGCTGAGTGCTGATTTGTGGGACAGATTTATACCCCCGAGGTTATGGTtgtggaggagttggaggagagTGTGCGTGGTGCGGGAGGTTTTGGAAGCACTGGTACTAACTAATGATGATATGATTGGGTTTGTATGGGGTGGGTTTTTATCATATACATGGCGTTggatatatagaaaagaacttgcatttttcttttattattgtcTCTTTTGGGAATGTTGTGTTGGGGTGGTGTAGACTGGTGTTGATATAAGTATGTGATTCGATCTATTAGATCATTAGACTTTCATGGCCCATGAATAGTTAAAGTATGAGTATATATGCTAGCCGTACATGTTTATCATCTAGTTCTCATCTATCGTACGTTACATAGACAGGACAAGTAAAGATTAATCTATTGGCTTCCGGCGGGTAaatcctccttcctccactcCTGCGCCTGGAACACCACCGTCGGTTCACGCAGATACTGCACATTCCTCACCAATCTCACCTCAGCGGCTTTACTCTTCCGCAAATGCTCCCGCTTCAgcctctcctcttcaccaagCAGCTCATCGCCCCTGGTATCAGCCGCCCGCAGCTCCGCATCGCGCGCTTCCATCGTCTTCTCGAGCACACAGTGCATGCTCGCCAGGACCTGGACGGTCGCTCGCGCAAGAGGGACTTCCGTAGCCGCGACATCGTCGGGGGACACCCAGGACTTTGTGGTCCGGAGCTGGGGGTCCGCGGCGAAGACGGCTTCGCGAAATCGGGCGACGATGAGCGCGGCGAACATGTCGCCTGTGCCGCTGAAGTAGCAGTCCAGGGCGGGGACGTCGATGCGAAAGAGACGGGGGGAGCCGTCTGAGCGGGTGGTTGAGCCGATGACTGTCAGGCTGTCTGGTGGGGTGGTCTGTGGTGAGGATGATTGGGTGAATTTGGACAGGTCGACGGAGGTGATGATTATGTGGGGGACGTTGTAGGTTGCGTGGATGGCGGTGATGGCTTCTGCTAGTGTGCTGAGGGAGGAAATTTTCATTCCAGATAGGGTTCTACGAGGTATGAGTTACGTTCTGAGAAAATAGGGTTAGTTGAACTCACTCGGCTTCGAACTGATTGGGGAGAATTAGGTCCGCGTGGGGGATGATCTTTTTATAGGCCGGTACCACGTCATTGTTCACGTATAGGCGGCCCTGATCGCCCATTACCGGGTCCAAGACTATGGGTTATTAGTGAGGACGCTCGATGTGCACCGTGGACCGTGCTCACcccagaagaaagaaccagggttcttctcagccttgcGCTGCAGGTCCATGCCGATAGCCCCTACAGCCTCGACGGCTGCGGCGCTGGGCGCATAGCCGGACAGCATGACGTCAAAGTCCGTTAAATGGCTCTGGCATAGGCCCTCATAGAGTTCAGTAATCTGCTCAGCTGTTGCCCTCGTGCCTTTGAATTGCCTGTAGCCAGTATGGTTGCCTGTTTGGAATCTCATTAGTTTCAGGCCTAGTAGGGAAGCGTGGGCAATGACTCACTGAAATGAACGGTATTCAACGCGGCAACATCGCAGCCTAGTAGTTGCATGACAAGTGTTGCCATTTTGTTCCCGACATAACTAACCTCTCAAATTAGCGATCGAGTCATGATTTGCTCAAGTAGATGGTCCTCGGGGAACCATTGCGGGATGATGTCTGATCCAGATCTTAACAACGGAGACACCTACCCATAGACAACCTGTATGTAACGCATTAATCATGCTGGCCTTCTATGGCGACCATGACCACGTTTGACAGAACGACTTACATGGCTTGCAATGGCAAGGACCTGAGTCTCGGGGACTAGAGAGTCTGCGGACATGATGAAAGAGTGGAGATGGAAAGACTCCAAGGGCTCAGTTGAAGTCAGAGTGAGAGGCCGTCAATAGCAGTGAACAAGGCCTCAAACCAAGAGTATTCAACGATAGGGTACCACCGTTCGTAAAGAGTCAGAAAGAGTTCCATGTCACTATCCATAAGTTTCTTAGTCAGTCGGACAGAGAAAGTGGGATGGATTCTCTGGGCCTTGATTGGCTGGTAGCTCCGGTTGTCGACTTCCATCCGATATGCTTATCGGGCCGATAAGGCCAGGGCTTCATCTGCCtattgtatgtatatggtAGCATATATCTCAATTTACCATGGGTCCTTCTACGTGTGCTGATTTTGTTATAGTACACCGCCGTAGACGTGATGCGTTCATATATATGCGAGATTATGATAAACGAGGCGAACAGATCCGAACCATAGCTGCTAGAAAGGACACAATTCGTATGCCTAATCCTTTGCTCTCCTTGCCAACTAACCTCTGACGCAGGGATGGCGTTAGTATCTTTGACATTTTCGCTTCCCTTTGGTACTGTATTGAAAAGCTGATTACACTTGTTCAAGTCACGGTCTCAACGAGACTGTGTGCTTCTTATAGAGAGCAGGTCGCGATGCCTACCCTGTTGCTATGCCTAGCAACCCGCTACACTTTGCCGTCGGTCGTTCGCGTGCTGAACTAGAGGTGATGGAGGGGAGTGATATCTCGATCAGATAAGTCCACTAATTCGCCTCGGTTACAACACTGAGTACTAAGGTGCAGACAGATCCACCCTCTTTGAAAGGCCATCATCCCCAATGTACAGGGTGTAGCTCTCATTCAAGAACTTCTTCAGCAGAATGCAGAGCTGTACATCACGGCCACCTTTGCTGAAGCAGTGCTACCATTGGCTAGCCGCTTCACAGGAACTGGCCTGTCCGGGATCATTCTCGACGGGCATCTGGGGAAGAAACGCCTTGTTTTCTGCCTTGGGCTGGTTGTGACCCAATTCGCTTGGACATCTTTGGGAATAGCCCTTTCGCTTATGCGTTATATTTTCATGAGATCTGGTTCGAATGCTGTATGGCTTTGAAGGAAGCGGGTGCAGCAGACATGGAAAGTGTACTGAAGAGAGGTAAACCTTTAGATTCTTTCACTGAGGGAGACGGGGCCGGTAACCGTATGTCAAGTGGCAAGCAACCCTTGAACGAGAAGAACTCCGAATTAGACGGAAGGTGGGTAGCTGCAGTCATAAGGAGGAAGCTGAAACAAACAGTACCCCCGAGCTCTTTTGCTCTAACCAATCCGCATTTTCCTCTGTTGGGAGGACTCCTTTCCTTGGAGTGTTCCGCCCCGCTGTAACAACTGTAGCCTGTTGTGCAGCGACTTAAGCCGTAGGAAGCAAGATATGCGTGACATTTTCCGCGGAGCGCGGCCAGGGCTTTTTAATGTGGTTGCGTTGCTTTGCGAGGCTTCAAAAGCTGGATATGTTCGCAAAAATAAAGTTATACTTCCTTTCCTATATAATT
This Aspergillus flavus chromosome 1, complete sequence DNA region includes the following protein-coding sequences:
- a CDS encoding putative aminoglycoside phosphotransferase is translated as MAGAVRQPIDIPSLERYLNQNVPEIQTPLDVKQFSFGQSNPTYLLTGTDGRQYVLRKKPPGKLLSKTAHKVEREYKVIHALEQTDVPVPKAYCLCVDSNVIGTPFYIMEFLDGRLFTDPAMPGVSAEERNALWKAAVQTLAKFHRVDPKSVGLETFGKPSGYYDRQISTFSTVSKAQAQAVDVETKEPVGELPHFMETVRFFSNKSTQPKDRGTLVHGDYKIDNMIFHKTEPRVIGILDWEMATVGHPLSDFCNLTSPYYLDGTDHTTDQFQPDRIPGLPRREDCVRWYREVGGWDPTPDLPWGDAFFAWRLSIILQGVKARYALRQASSAQAHEHAKKTTPFALAAWERVKAVQNTMRQKGKL
- a CDS encoding pyridoxal/pyridoxine/pyridoxamine kinase (pyridoxine kinase), yielding MSADSLVPETQVLAIASHVVYGYVGNKMATLVMQLLGCDVAALNTVHFSNHTGYRQFKGTRATAEQITELYEGLCQSHLTDFDVMLSGYAPSAAAVEAVGAIGMDLQRKAEKNPGSFFWVLDPVMGDQGRLYVNNDVVPAYKKIIPHADLILPNQFEAETLSGMKISSLSTLAEAITAIHATYNVPHIIITSVDLSKFTQSSSPQTTPPDSLTVIGSTTRSDGSPRLFRIDVPALDCYFSGTGDMFAALIVARFREAVFAADPQLRTTKSWVSPDDVAATEVPLARATVQVLASMHCVLEKTMEARDAELRAADTRGDELLGEEERLKREHLRKSKAAEVRLVRNVQYLREPTVVFQAQEWRKEDLPAGSQ
- a CDS encoding putative dUTPase (unnamed protein product), whose protein sequence is MPKPSPLNALRVYTRITTSTIHHHTPQRPNHLNHLKNLFTTMTKETTPPPPEQQTTREPPSLPTSPLAKRPKPNTTTEDQSKMTNSTPVTSISQPLPPLLIKKLNEGGRAPTRGSAFAAGYDVYAAKETVIPARGKALVDTGIAIAVPEGTYGRIAPRSGLAAKHFIDTGAGVIDADYRGEVKVLLFNHSEVDFPVKAGDRVAQLIIERIYTPEVMVVEELEESVRGAGGFGSTGTN